From one Bacteroides intestinalis DSM 17393 genomic stretch:
- a CDS encoding sensor histidine kinase produces the protein MKRRILLVMLIGLFPCIVFAGHLYAAERTYNVLFIQSYTHRTPWNERLTEGVRDGLSRGGIKAKVTTEYLDADYWTFASECVIMRRICERARQKNTDIIITSSDEAFYTLMHCGDSLPYKLPVVVSGIKYPNEKLMSKLPNVCGYTSKIDFIHLLENARRVFPNRTEVVCVSDSSLLGLRGVAELERAWPDYQQLHPEYKLKVMNVQAQAPNPVIASICYDYNAYNRIVIAPKWTPFLSFIGKNSKAPVFAGQSLALTNGVFCVHDMEPYEGASAAGKCAAQVLQGATPSVVGVTDLPGKLLYDFKQLEYFRVNADKVSDSGVIMNAPLMERYRIWFVLFYSIVVGALVFLVIWLYRLNRHESRRRMHAQTRLLIQNRLVEQRDEFDNIFCSIRDGLITYDTDFRIHFVNRALMLMLELDPDTHTARYYEGQMAGSIFHIYSNGEDILQALLKQVRAERRVIPIPEKAFMQEVHKGTYFPVSGEIVPIYSKNKMTGMAICCRNISEEEMHKRFFNLAVDASSVYPWQYDIRTHSFHFSGALLDYFGLPGKQTILRKELELFIHADDLEEAHRHFTAIFKGEEMDTRMSFRMRSGEGKYEWWEFRSASYNGLDSEAPYMVLGVCQSIQRYKTTEEELIAARDKALQADTLKSAFLANMSHEIRTPLNSIVGFSDLLKDIDAFSPEEVKQFVDTINTNCTLLLALINDILDLSRIESGSMDFRFAGYNLMFVMQQIYDSQRLSMPPGVELVMKLPEESKSIVTDSIRLKQVINNFINNAKKFTTQGSITFGFQTEDPGYTVFFVEDTGSGISEENQRRIFERFYKVDSFTQGAGLGLSICQTIVERFRGEINVSSELGKGTRFTVRVPDFNE, from the coding sequence ATGAAGAGACGCATTCTCCTCGTGATGCTGATAGGCCTGTTTCCTTGCATTGTATTTGCCGGACACCTTTATGCTGCAGAACGTACATACAACGTGCTTTTCATCCAGTCATATACTCATCGTACTCCCTGGAATGAACGTTTGACGGAAGGAGTGCGTGATGGTCTGTCACGTGGAGGTATAAAAGCGAAAGTTACAACAGAATATCTGGATGCCGATTACTGGACTTTCGCATCTGAGTGTGTCATTATGCGGCGTATTTGTGAACGGGCACGTCAGAAAAACACGGATATTATTATAACAAGCAGTGACGAGGCTTTCTATACATTGATGCATTGTGGGGATTCTCTGCCTTATAAATTACCGGTTGTAGTATCGGGTATTAAATATCCTAATGAAAAACTGATGTCGAAGTTACCCAATGTCTGTGGGTATACATCTAAGATCGATTTCATACATTTGCTTGAAAATGCACGTCGTGTATTCCCTAATCGTACAGAAGTAGTTTGTGTTTCAGATAGCAGTCTTTTAGGACTTAGAGGAGTTGCTGAATTAGAACGTGCGTGGCCTGATTATCAGCAGCTTCATCCTGAATATAAGTTGAAAGTAATGAATGTGCAGGCACAGGCTCCCAATCCTGTTATTGCTTCCATCTGTTATGATTATAACGCATATAACCGTATTGTCATTGCTCCCAAATGGACTCCTTTTCTCTCTTTTATCGGAAAAAACTCTAAGGCACCGGTTTTTGCCGGACAGAGTCTGGCTTTGACAAATGGAGTATTCTGTGTGCACGATATGGAGCCTTATGAAGGGGCCAGTGCAGCAGGTAAATGTGCTGCGCAAGTTTTGCAAGGTGCCACACCTTCTGTGGTTGGAGTTACGGATCTTCCAGGCAAATTGCTTTACGACTTTAAGCAGTTGGAATATTTCAGAGTAAATGCGGATAAAGTGAGTGATAGTGGTGTTATCATGAATGCACCTTTGATGGAACGTTACCGCATCTGGTTCGTGTTGTTCTACTCTATTGTTGTAGGTGCATTAGTTTTCCTCGTAATCTGGCTTTATCGTTTGAATCGTCATGAATCACGCCGTCGTATGCATGCTCAAACACGTTTACTGATACAGAATCGTTTGGTGGAGCAACGTGATGAATTTGATAATATTTTCTGCTCTATTCGCGACGGGTTGATTACGTATGATACGGATTTCCGTATACATTTTGTTAATCGTGCTTTGATGTTGATGCTCGAACTGGATCCTGATACTCATACGGCACGTTATTACGAAGGTCAGATGGCTGGTTCCATTTTCCATATCTATTCGAATGGGGAGGATATTCTACAGGCTTTACTGAAACAGGTGAGAGCTGAGCGTCGTGTAATACCTATTCCGGAGAAGGCTTTTATGCAGGAAGTTCATAAAGGAACTTATTTCCCTGTTTCTGGTGAGATTGTACCGATTTATTCCAAGAATAAGATGACGGGTATGGCTATTTGTTGCCGCAATATTTCGGAGGAAGAAATGCATAAGCGTTTCTTCAATCTGGCTGTGGATGCAAGTTCCGTATATCCCTGGCAATATGACATACGTACGCATAGTTTCCATTTTTCAGGTGCTTTGCTTGATTACTTCGGTCTTCCCGGCAAGCAGACTATCTTGCGGAAAGAATTGGAGCTTTTTATCCATGCGGATGATTTGGAAGAGGCTCACCGACATTTCACGGCCATTTTCAAAGGTGAGGAAATGGATACCCGTATGAGTTTCCGTATGCGTAGCGGAGAAGGTAAATATGAATGGTGGGAATTCCGTAGTGCCTCTTATAACGGTCTGGATTCTGAGGCGCCTTATATGGTATTGGGTGTTTGTCAAAGTATACAGCGCTATAAAACTACCGAAGAAGAATTGATTGCAGCCCGTGACAAAGCTTTGCAGGCTGATACTCTGAAATCGGCTTTCTTGGCCAATATGAGTCATGAAATTCGTACTCCATTGAATTCTATTGTCGGTTTCTCCGATTTACTGAAAGATATTGATGCATTCAGTCCTGAAGAAGTAAAACAGTTTGTAGATACAATCAATACGAACTGTACTTTATTGTTGGCATTGATTAATGACATTCTTGATCTGTCTCGCATTGAGTCCGGTTCAATGGACTTCCGTTTTGCCGGATACAACCTTATGTTTGTAATGCAGCAGATCTATGATTCTCAGCGTCTGAGTATGCCTCCGGGTGTAGAGCTGGTCATGAAATTGCCCGAAGAAAGTAAATCCATAGTAACGGATTCTATCCGCCTGAAACAGGTAATCAATAACTTCATTAACAATGCCAAGAAGTTCACGACTCAGGGTTCTATCACTTTCGGTTTCCAGACAGAAGACCCAGGCTACACCGTTTTCTTTGTAGAAGATACCGGAAGCGGTATTTCGGAAGAAAACCAGCGACGCATATTTGAGCGTTTCTATAAAGTGGATAGCTTTACGCAGGGTGCTGGTCTGGGACTAAGTATCTGCCAAACCATTGTAGAGCGTTTCAGAGGGGAGATAAACGTATCTTCTGAATTAGGAAAAGGTACACGCTTTACAGTACGTGTACCCGATTTTAATGAATAA
- a CDS encoding ABC transporter permease: MIKSILTQIWNQRRSNSWLFAELLIVFVLLWYCLDMLYAFAYAERQPKGYDLEHVYKVSISTNPMQLVLCSSEDSLQNFWFKPMEEVFRRIKQNPDVESASIWLGSDAYTRNTVFQGYTTDSISVKDANIRYVSPEYFDVMRIPIQEGTGMFSADMNAFESTSGSSLSFASAEWNPAVTPLPAVITLELADSLFHAHNGVLGKEFFDYYTGSSLRYRVTAVCDHQKTDDYARYESFILTPLPNWFYRMQAIPFISIRVRPEADTNDFATRFSREMTSRLQVAPFYLFEVRSYDEQKAERDASEGITPYIRSARLIAIFFSFNVFIGLMGTFWFRTRHRRSEIALRMAMGSSRSRIRSQLLGEGLLLLILAAIPALIICGNLVMAEAVMTEQADATGLRFVLVSLFTFFLMTLMVIAGIWFPAAQAMRVKPADALHNE, encoded by the coding sequence ATGATAAAGTCTATCCTGACCCAAATCTGGAACCAGCGCCGTTCGAACAGTTGGCTCTTTGCAGAACTTCTGATTGTTTTCGTATTGTTATGGTATTGTCTTGATATGCTCTATGCTTTTGCTTATGCAGAACGTCAGCCTAAAGGGTATGATTTGGAACATGTATATAAAGTCAGTATTTCCACGAACCCCATGCAGTTGGTACTTTGTTCTTCCGAAGATAGTTTGCAAAATTTCTGGTTTAAGCCTATGGAGGAAGTATTCCGCCGGATCAAACAAAATCCGGATGTGGAGAGTGCCAGTATCTGGCTTGGTTCTGATGCTTATACTCGAAACACTGTATTTCAGGGATACACCACAGATAGCATAAGTGTGAAGGATGCTAATATTCGTTATGTATCTCCTGAATACTTTGATGTAATGCGTATTCCAATACAAGAAGGCACAGGAATGTTTTCTGCTGATATGAATGCCTTTGAAAGTACTTCCGGCTCTTCGCTGTCATTTGCTTCAGCCGAGTGGAATCCTGCTGTCACTCCATTGCCAGCTGTCATTACATTAGAGCTGGCTGACAGCCTTTTTCACGCTCATAACGGAGTATTGGGGAAGGAATTTTTCGATTATTATACAGGTAGCAGTCTCCGTTACCGGGTGACTGCCGTATGCGACCATCAGAAGACAGATGATTATGCCCGCTATGAATCTTTCATTTTAACCCCTCTTCCGAATTGGTTTTACAGAATGCAAGCTATTCCTTTTATTTCCATTCGCGTGCGCCCCGAAGCTGATACGAATGATTTTGCTACCCGCTTCTCCCGTGAAATGACTTCACGGTTGCAGGTTGCACCGTTCTATCTGTTTGAAGTCCGTAGCTATGATGAACAGAAAGCGGAGCGTGATGCATCCGAAGGGATTACTCCGTATATTCGCAGTGCACGGCTTATTGCTATATTCTTTAGCTTCAATGTTTTTATCGGGTTGATGGGGACTTTCTGGTTCCGTACCCGCCATCGCCGTAGTGAAATTGCTTTGCGTATGGCGATGGGAAGCAGTCGTTCCAGGATACGTTCCCAATTGTTGGGAGAAGGTTTGTTATTGTTGATACTGGCAGCTATTCCGGCTTTGATTATTTGTGGTAATCTGGTTATGGCGGAAGCTGTAATGACGGAACAGGCTGACGCTACCGGACTTCGCTTTGTGTTAGTCTCATTATTCACTTTCTTTCTTATGACCTTGATGGTAATTGCCGGTATCTGGTTCCCTGCTGCACAGGCGATGCGGGTGAAACCGGCGGATGCCTTACACAACGAATAG
- a CDS encoding ABC transporter permease, whose translation MIIRQAFTLLRQNPFFSVVSIIGTAVSIAFAMVVYMVYDIQTANIRPESHRDRMVYSSYGYSYRKADHSNANTGMSYQAASRVFENLPGAELVTYTSYFTMEYCGVSPEKGSRRQKRRVDLNFWRLYDIRFVAGRSFDQQEFDACADVVVIAERLAREAFGSAEEAIGKSYFVDFRPKRVVGVTEDVSSLFTFAYGEVWVPYYTKDPAWGSEGLRGGFEAMVLCKPDVSPNEMKQQIESSLDSLNASLTEYELVLPDLSTYAERQFFRDDFLNPMATCIILGLILLIVPAINVSGLISSQMSRRLSELAVRKAYGASRLTLMTQLLIENLLMAFIGALLGFLLSCLLLWLGKDWMLAGGYTDTNFEVSIWLFLRPTVFLTVLGVCLLFNFLSVFIPAWNATRRPIAEVISGE comes from the coding sequence ATGATAATCAGACAGGCATTTACACTTTTGCGACAAAATCCGTTTTTCAGCGTCGTTTCCATTATCGGTACGGCGGTAAGTATTGCTTTTGCTATGGTAGTCTACATGGTTTATGACATTCAGACTGCCAATATTCGTCCCGAATCGCATCGTGATCGGATGGTTTATTCTTCTTATGGCTATAGTTATCGTAAGGCAGATCATAGTAATGCGAACACGGGTATGTCTTATCAGGCTGCCAGCCGTGTTTTTGAAAATTTGCCTGGTGCGGAACTTGTTACTTATACCAGTTATTTCACCATGGAGTATTGTGGGGTTTCACCGGAGAAAGGTAGTCGCCGCCAGAAGCGTCGTGTCGATCTGAACTTCTGGCGTCTTTATGATATTCGTTTCGTAGCAGGTCGTTCGTTCGATCAACAAGAGTTTGATGCTTGTGCAGATGTTGTAGTCATTGCCGAGCGGTTGGCACGCGAAGCTTTCGGTTCGGCTGAAGAAGCTATTGGCAAGAGTTATTTTGTTGATTTTCGTCCCAAACGTGTAGTAGGGGTTACGGAAGATGTAAGTTCTCTTTTCACCTTTGCTTATGGCGAGGTGTGGGTGCCTTACTATACTAAAGACCCTGCATGGGGGAGTGAAGGATTACGTGGTGGTTTTGAAGCGATGGTGTTGTGTAAACCAGATGTCAGTCCCAATGAAATGAAACAACAGATAGAGAGTTCGCTGGATAGTCTGAATGCATCACTTACCGAATATGAATTGGTACTTCCTGATTTGAGCACCTATGCTGAGCGCCAGTTCTTCCGTGATGATTTCCTTAACCCTATGGCTACCTGTATCATTTTGGGGCTTATCCTACTCATTGTGCCGGCAATCAATGTTAGTGGACTTATCTCCTCTCAAATGTCTCGTCGTCTGTCGGAACTTGCGGTGCGTAAAGCTTATGGTGCAAGTCGTCTGACCTTGATGACACAGCTGCTAATTGAGAACTTGCTGATGGCATTCATTGGTGCATTGCTGGGATTTCTGCTTTCATGCCTGCTGTTATGGTTGGGGAAAGATTGGATGCTCGCAGGTGGATATACCGATACGAACTTCGAGGTAAGTATCTGGCTTTTCCTACGACCCACCGTATTTCTGACGGTATTGGGCGTATGCCTGCTTTTTAATTTTCTGTCCGTATTTATTCCGGCATGGAATGCTACTCGCCGTCCGATAGCAGAAGTTATCAGTGGAGAATAA
- a CDS encoding ABC transporter permease, with amino-acid sequence MKNLLTQIKNEWRSNLFLLVELLLVFAVLWYIVDWVTVTARVYHTPMGFDTEHCYNLSFNSLPPKSALYNPAFTAEDDVDALLEIAERLRHRPGVEGVTVSQNCYPYNEGSSGAFFYLQDTICVTAHQIWSDPDFYRVFRYHTVDGGGPDKLAAAISDQTLVVTSNVTDRYPQLNMSDARSLLNKEVSLTYPDRGYHRRIAAIAAPVRSSHFETSNEWGGAFIGHNLNRDALINDLGNVRYAQVSLRVSPDADHDFVDALMEDVDRLYRVGNVYLLDALPFSDIRYVRELEDVNEVKTQLCILFFLMLNIFLGVIGTFWFRTQHRCREVALRMAMGSSRRGVFLRLMGEGLLLLSVAAVPALLIAFNVGIAELVDISKIQFTFERFLIAAVFTWLLMALMIVVGIWYPAYKAMRLQPAEALHDE; translated from the coding sequence ATGAAGAACCTGCTAACACAAATAAAGAATGAATGGCGGAGCAACCTTTTCCTGCTTGTGGAGTTATTGTTGGTTTTCGCTGTGTTGTGGTATATCGTTGACTGGGTTACGGTTACTGCACGTGTTTATCATACTCCGATGGGGTTCGATACAGAGCATTGCTACAATTTGTCTTTTAATAGCCTGCCTCCCAAATCTGCATTATATAATCCGGCTTTTACAGCCGAAGACGATGTGGATGCCCTGCTTGAGATTGCTGAACGTTTACGTCACCGTCCCGGCGTGGAGGGGGTTACTGTTTCACAGAATTGTTACCCATATAATGAGGGGAGTAGTGGAGCATTTTTTTATTTACAGGATACTATCTGTGTCACTGCTCATCAGATTTGGTCCGATCCGGATTTCTATCGCGTTTTTCGTTACCACACTGTTGATGGTGGTGGTCCGGATAAACTCGCTGCTGCTATTTCCGACCAAACTTTAGTTGTTACTTCCAATGTCACCGACAGGTATCCCCAACTGAATATGTCCGATGCCCGTTCTTTGCTGAACAAGGAAGTTTCTTTGACTTATCCCGACCGTGGTTATCATCGGCGTATTGCCGCCATTGCCGCCCCTGTGCGCAGTTCTCATTTTGAAACATCAAATGAGTGGGGTGGAGCATTTATCGGTCATAATCTAAATAGGGATGCCCTTATCAATGATTTGGGCAATGTGCGTTATGCCCAGGTCAGCCTGCGCGTTTCACCCGATGCGGACCATGACTTTGTGGATGCGCTTATGGAGGATGTGGACCGTCTTTATCGGGTAGGCAATGTTTACTTGCTTGATGCGCTTCCTTTCAGTGACATTCGCTACGTCCGGGAACTTGAAGATGTGAATGAGGTGAAGACACAACTTTGCATCCTCTTCTTCCTGATGCTGAATATATTTCTGGGGGTTATCGGTACTTTCTGGTTTCGTACACAGCACCGGTGCCGTGAAGTGGCGTTGCGTATGGCAATGGGATCCAGTCGTCGAGGTGTGTTCTTACGCCTGATGGGTGAGGGGTTGTTGCTATTATCGGTCGCTGCCGTTCCTGCTCTGCTGATTGCTTTCAATGTGGGTATTGCCGAGTTGGTAGACATCAGCAAGATACAGTTTACATTTGAGCGCTTCTTGATTGCGGCTGTGTTTACGTGGTTGCTTATGGCATTGATGATTGTTGTCGGCATTTGGTATCCGGCTTACAAGGCCATGCGGTTACAACCTGCTGAGGCACTTCATGACGAATAG
- a CDS encoding ABC transporter permease, with product MIRLYFLQAFYHLRENPIITWVSILGTAMAICMIMVLVITFQVRLVDCEPEVNRSRTLYVPYMSVKQKGNSDNESANASMSVRTGRECFRALSMPEAVTLASGVYRVRASVPSRSKATADMVQTDEAFWTIFSFHFLSGEAFTKADCDAGLTRAVLDATTARRLFGTTDAVGHTVQLDYVDYTVAGVVADVSMLATAAYAQIWVPYTAAGAEAMSWQNDTMGPMHAIILARSSADFDAIREETELLRKKYNDGLQDVEVFYRGQPDTQLAYLYRRWYAEPDVPGVMLRYAIVVIILLLVPAVNLSGMTLSRMRRRMAEIGVRKAFGATGGELMRQVFFENLVLTLLAGIVGLALSYVAAFALNGFLFSNSMNASLSGETALTPGMLLSPWAFIAAFAFCLLMNILSAGIPAWRASRMNITDAINQR from the coding sequence ATGATACGACTCTACTTTCTTCAGGCATTTTACCATTTGCGCGAGAACCCAATCATTACCTGGGTGTCCATATTAGGTACGGCAATGGCAATCTGCATGATTATGGTGCTTGTTATTACTTTCCAAGTGCGACTCGTGGATTGTGAACCTGAAGTGAATCGCTCGCGTACACTTTATGTCCCTTATATGTCTGTAAAGCAAAAAGGAAATTCAGACAATGAGTCCGCCAATGCTTCCATGTCCGTGCGTACTGGGAGAGAGTGTTTCCGTGCATTGAGTATGCCCGAAGCTGTAACGTTAGCCAGTGGTGTCTATAGAGTTCGTGCTTCTGTTCCTTCCAGATCGAAAGCGACGGCGGATATGGTGCAAACCGACGAAGCATTCTGGACAATTTTCAGTTTTCATTTTCTGAGTGGCGAGGCATTTACCAAGGCTGACTGTGATGCCGGATTAACGCGTGCGGTGCTGGATGCTACTACAGCCCGCAGGCTGTTTGGCACTACGGATGCTGTGGGACATACAGTGCAACTGGATTATGTTGATTATACCGTTGCCGGAGTGGTTGCTGATGTCTCTATGCTTGCTACGGCTGCTTATGCACAGATATGGGTGCCTTATACTGCTGCGGGCGCAGAAGCTATGTCCTGGCAGAATGACACGATGGGGCCTATGCATGCTATTATCCTTGCACGCTCGTCTGCGGACTTCGATGCCATTCGTGAGGAAACTGAGCTGCTCCGCAAAAAGTATAATGACGGGTTGCAGGATGTAGAAGTCTTTTATCGCGGTCAGCCCGATACGCAACTGGCTTATCTTTATCGCCGCTGGTATGCAGAACCTGATGTCCCGGGAGTGATGTTGCGCTATGCTATTGTTGTCATCATATTACTTCTTGTTCCGGCGGTTAACCTGTCCGGCATGACCCTTTCGCGTATGCGTCGCCGTATGGCTGAAATTGGGGTACGCAAGGCTTTCGGTGCTACGGGCGGTGAATTGATGCGGCAAGTCTTTTTCGAGAATCTGGTGTTGACGTTGCTGGCAGGTATCGTTGGTTTGGCTTTAAGCTACGTTGCTGCTTTTGCGCTGAACGGTTTTCTTTTCAGCAATTCGATGAATGCTTCTCTGAGTGGTGAGACTGCATTGACACCGGGAATGTTGCTGTCACCGTGGGCATTTATTGCAGCATTTGCATTCTGTCTCCTGATGAACATACTTTCCGCAGGTATTCCTGCATGGCGTGCTTCCCGGATGAATATTACTGATGCTATTAATCAAAGATAG
- a CDS encoding ABC transporter permease has protein sequence MTKKLLTQIKNEWLSNLWLALELLVVSVVMWYVVDYLYTRAATYLEPRGFNIEHCYLIELGELTPKSPDYMPDKSRDDTHADIAELVERLRRRPEVEAVSLSQNSYPYNGSNSSGEVRYDTLQSPEWTIRRMVTPDFVRVFRYQGTRGETPEQLAEMLERGEFLASDNLYRKYDHKLTEFVGKRFQLFGDTTKTYQLGAALQNVRYHDYDQARSSYCFLAKQSFYYVGLELCVRVREGQDNNFITKLKEDSESQFRIGNLFISEIRSFHDIRRNFQQAWTNDIRNYVMGMGFLLLNIFLGLLGTFWFRTQQRRSEIALHKAHGATDGAIFRRLLSEGLLLLAVVTPIALVIDWNLAHLELNSWRNGTTLEWDRLLLCAGISFVLMALMIAIGIGIPARKAMKVQPAEALHDE, from the coding sequence ATGACTAAGAAACTTCTTACACAGATAAAGAATGAATGGCTCTCAAACCTATGGTTGGCGTTGGAGTTGCTGGTGGTGAGCGTAGTGATGTGGTATGTGGTGGACTACCTCTATACCCGTGCTGCCACTTACCTGGAACCGCGAGGCTTCAACATAGAGCACTGCTATCTCATTGAATTGGGAGAACTGACACCCAAGAGTCCAGATTATATGCCTGATAAGAGTAGGGACGACACACATGCGGATATTGCTGAATTGGTAGAGCGCTTACGTCGCCGTCCGGAGGTGGAGGCTGTCAGCCTTTCGCAAAATTCGTATCCTTATAATGGAAGCAATAGTAGCGGGGAGGTGCGTTATGATACGCTTCAGTCACCCGAATGGACTATCCGTAGAATGGTTACTCCGGACTTTGTGCGTGTCTTCCGCTATCAGGGTACACGGGGGGAAACGCCCGAACAATTGGCGGAGATGCTGGAACGCGGTGAATTTCTGGCTTCTGATAATCTTTATAGAAAGTACGACCATAAGTTGACGGAGTTTGTAGGCAAACGTTTCCAACTTTTCGGTGACACGACCAAGACGTATCAACTGGGAGCAGCCTTGCAGAATGTACGCTATCATGACTACGACCAGGCTCGTTCTTCGTATTGTTTCCTGGCCAAACAATCTTTCTATTATGTAGGTCTGGAACTCTGTGTCCGCGTCCGCGAAGGGCAGGATAATAATTTTATTACAAAATTGAAGGAGGACAGTGAAAGCCAGTTCCGTATAGGCAACCTCTTTATCTCGGAGATTCGCTCGTTCCACGATATACGCCGCAACTTCCAGCAGGCATGGACCAATGATATCCGTAACTATGTGATGGGTATGGGATTTCTGCTGCTGAATATCTTCCTTGGACTGCTTGGAACATTCTGGTTCCGTACGCAGCAACGCCGTTCGGAGATTGCATTGCATAAAGCACATGGGGCAACAGACGGTGCTATTTTCCGCCGATTACTCAGTGAAGGCTTGTTGCTGCTGGCGGTTGTTACACCTATTGCACTGGTCATTGACTGGAACCTGGCGCATCTGGAACTGAATTCATGGCGTAACGGTACAACGCTGGAATGGGATAGATTATTACTCTGTGCGGGTATTAGTTTTGTATTGATGGCGTTGATGATTGCCATTGGTATCGGTATTCCGGCACGTAAGGCAATGAAGGTACAGCCGGCTGAAGCCTTGCATGACGAATAA
- a CDS encoding ABC transporter permease, which produces MIKQYFTQAWAQLRQQPIISAVSIAGTALAIFLIMLVVMMQQVKVAPFAPESNRDRFLHAHYMSITNQNWGGGSSNGPMSAKTARECFQILKTPEAVTIYTCMVISTPVNLPGQPSIGIDLLQTDDIFWRVFDFSFIGGKPYDKATFDAGLPVAVITESVAKKLFQSTDVEGREFLLNHAPYKVIGVVKDVSTLATTAYGQVWVPYTSTEITKDTWSDEHMGMMSCTILARDRDDFDAIREEAERRRQEYNVLIGADGYELIYRNRPYDQEKSAIAFAANLEPDVDQARRQRLIIFVILLIVPAINLSSMTQSRLRQRVAEIGVRRAFGSTRLELMGQIIAENFVVTLMAGVLGLLFSVAFAYLGNTLLFAQEFSQTLSPPAVNTSILLHASTFGWALLFCFILNLLSSGIPAWRASRVGIVNALGGRLH; this is translated from the coding sequence ATGATTAAACAATATTTTACGCAAGCATGGGCGCAGCTACGGCAACAGCCGATAATCAGTGCTGTCAGCATAGCCGGTACGGCACTTGCCATCTTTCTCATCATGTTGGTGGTGATGATGCAACAAGTCAAAGTGGCACCTTTTGCACCGGAAAGCAACCGCGACCGCTTCCTGCACGCCCATTATATGAGCATTACAAACCAAAATTGGGGGGGCGGAAGCAGCAACGGTCCTATGAGTGCGAAGACTGCACGCGAGTGCTTTCAGATATTGAAAACTCCCGAAGCAGTAACTATTTATACTTGTATGGTAATCTCCACTCCGGTCAACCTTCCGGGACAACCTTCCATAGGTATCGACCTGTTGCAGACGGATGATATTTTCTGGCGTGTGTTCGATTTCTCGTTTATCGGCGGGAAGCCTTATGATAAGGCAACGTTCGATGCTGGGCTGCCGGTGGCGGTTATTACGGAAAGTGTGGCAAAGAAACTGTTTCAAAGTACGGATGTTGAAGGACGTGAGTTTCTGTTGAACCATGCACCTTATAAGGTAATAGGAGTAGTGAAGGATGTTTCTACCTTGGCTACAACCGCATACGGACAAGTATGGGTACCTTATACCTCGACAGAGATAACGAAAGATACGTGGAGTGATGAGCATATGGGCATGATGAGTTGTACCATCCTAGCACGTGATCGCGACGACTTTGATGCCATCCGTGAGGAAGCGGAACGGCGCAGACAGGAGTATAATGTGTTGATTGGTGCCGATGGTTACGAGTTGATTTACCGTAATCGCCCCTACGACCAGGAGAAAAGTGCAATAGCCTTTGCTGCCAATCTGGAACCGGACGTGGATCAGGCACGCAGGCAGAGACTGATAATCTTTGTTATCCTGCTGATAGTGCCTGCTATCAATCTGAGTAGTATGACGCAGAGCCGCCTTCGTCAGCGTGTGGCCGAAATAGGCGTGCGACGTGCATTCGGCAGTACACGGTTGGAACTGATGGGACAAATCATTGCCGAGAATTTTGTAGTGACCCTGATGGCTGGTGTACTGGGACTATTGTTCAGTGTGGCATTTGCTTATTTAGGTAATACATTATTGTTTGCACAGGAGTTCAGTCAGACTCTAAGCCCTCCGGCAGTGAATACTAGCATATTGTTGCATGCTTCTACCTTTGGCTGGGCATTGTTGTTCTGCTTCATATTGAATTTATTGAGTTCCGGTATTCCGGCATGGCGTGCATCGAGAGTAGGAATTGTAAATGCATTGGGCGGACGTCTGCATTAA
- a CDS encoding GIN domain-containing protein, with the protein MRKIMKALFITLSLLFAAVAGTVYAANEKDPQVSEIRKVEAFSSVEVTSVATVYFTQGNNYSLKIEGREEYVTTTTTEVKNDCLIIGFKNKKDGNNNRNKGVNIYLTAPDLKSVKFSGVGSFNCNEALKLDDVKFEIEGVGKVNVEDLTCNSLVVKMEGVGKADIHVNCDRLRASMEGVGSVTLSGRAGQADISKGGIGGVNTRNLKVGE; encoded by the coding sequence ATGAGAAAGATTATGAAGGCTTTATTTATAACCCTGAGTTTATTATTTGCCGCAGTAGCCGGTACAGTTTATGCAGCTAACGAAAAGGACCCGCAGGTTAGTGAAATTCGTAAAGTGGAGGCTTTCTCTTCTGTTGAGGTGACGTCTGTAGCAACAGTGTACTTCACGCAGGGCAATAACTATTCTCTGAAAATAGAAGGAAGGGAAGAATATGTCACCACCACGACTACGGAAGTGAAGAATGACTGTCTCATCATCGGTTTCAAAAATAAAAAGGATGGTAACAACAACCGTAATAAAGGCGTGAATATCTACCTGACTGCTCCCGACCTAAAAAGTGTGAAATTCAGTGGTGTCGGTTCATTCAACTGCAATGAAGCTCTGAAACTGGATGATGTGAAGTTTGAGATAGAAGGCGTAGGCAAGGTAAATGTGGAAGATCTGACGTGCAATTCACTTGTAGTAAAAATGGAAGGTGTAGGCAAGGCTGATATTCACGTGAATTGTGACCGTCTGCGTGCCAGTATGGAAGGTGTAGGCAGCGTTACGTTGAGCGGACGCGCCGGACAAGCCGATATTTCAAAAGGCGGTATCGGTGGTGTGAATACACGTAACCTGAAAGTAGGAGAGTGA